One Gemmatimonadota bacterium genomic region harbors:
- a CDS encoding alginate lyase family protein, whose product MNSGRRFSLDRLRGRSGAELQFRARQFVGVVLERAGWLDQEELTPTALHAHLRPEARATYPTAAAWVSALRVRGGRGFFAGLDHPERTAALARQSDPEGVRLVMERANAVLAGRLHLLGYGAMDVGTPIDWHRDPVAGIAAPRLHWSRVPYLDPAVAGDHKRVWEINRHQWLVSLGQAWGITRDPTYAAAIDAALVSWMDANPPKRGVNWASSLEVGFRAIAWLWALRLAADAPALRSSTVERALGHLVLAARHLERNLSTYFSPNTHLTGEALALYHLGVELGDVSAAASWRSVGRAVLLQWLPRHVRPDGTYFEQSTWYHRYTLDFYAHFAALAERQGEPLPAVRDAVRRMGHVLAATTRPDGTFPLIGDDDGGRLLFLDGRPGTDARPALALAGALTQDETLLAAAGGAMADVAWILGAVPSTGTRGHPPDSSFAPDGGLAVLRDPSSPADSFMVVDAGPHGALNCGHAHADALSFDLTLGGRPLFVDPGTCSYSTDPSIRDRFRATSSHNAATFDGRSSSVMAGPFAWSTKATTQVEWWATDRWGAWLRGHHDGFEPDATYRRDLMVLGRGRNRYFVVVDSWQAASGGSAAVHLQGAAGTDLVATGQVVQVMRGDQVDAVVFVPTGELSVEAGEVSPAYGARVEAPRLRAELYGRGELTIATVIACPGSVQGVRWIDGEIGRCLEVTSPGEVQLIGCGPFHSSHMSLDVDATAWWLQRDLTHDVVACWIAPGSQGIRQAGVSLPSTTGGR is encoded by the coding sequence ATGAACAGCGGACGCCGATTCTCGCTGGACCGACTCCGGGGCCGCTCGGGGGCGGAACTGCAATTCCGAGCCCGGCAATTTGTCGGGGTGGTCCTGGAGCGTGCGGGGTGGCTGGACCAGGAGGAGCTCACCCCCACGGCGCTACACGCGCACCTGCGCCCAGAGGCTCGCGCGACGTACCCCACGGCGGCGGCGTGGGTCAGCGCGCTGCGCGTGCGCGGTGGTCGCGGCTTTTTTGCCGGGCTGGACCACCCGGAGCGGACGGCCGCCCTCGCGAGGCAGAGCGATCCCGAGGGGGTGCGCCTCGTCATGGAACGGGCCAACGCTGTTTTGGCAGGCCGACTCCACCTGCTGGGATACGGGGCCATGGACGTCGGAACGCCCATCGACTGGCACCGCGACCCCGTGGCCGGCATTGCCGCTCCTCGCCTGCACTGGTCACGCGTTCCCTATCTCGACCCTGCCGTGGCCGGCGACCACAAGCGCGTGTGGGAGATCAATCGGCACCAATGGCTGGTCTCGTTAGGCCAGGCTTGGGGGATCACCCGTGACCCGACGTACGCTGCGGCGATCGACGCGGCCTTGGTCAGCTGGATGGACGCCAATCCACCAAAACGTGGGGTCAACTGGGCCAGCAGCCTGGAGGTCGGCTTTCGCGCGATCGCCTGGCTCTGGGCCCTGCGGCTCGCCGCGGACGCCCCCGCCCTCCGCAGCAGCACCGTGGAGCGCGCCCTCGGGCACCTGGTGCTTGCCGCCCGGCATCTCGAGCGGAACCTGTCGACGTACTTCAGTCCCAACACCCACCTCACCGGGGAAGCGCTGGCCCTGTATCACCTGGGTGTTGAGCTGGGCGACGTGAGTGCCGCCGCGAGCTGGCGCTCCGTGGGACGCGCGGTGCTGCTGCAGTGGCTGCCGCGCCACGTCCGTCCCGACGGCACGTACTTCGAGCAGTCGACCTGGTACCATCGCTACACGCTCGATTTCTACGCCCACTTTGCCGCGCTCGCGGAGCGCCAGGGGGAGCCCCTCCCCGCCGTGCGCGACGCGGTCCGGCGGATGGGACACGTGCTCGCGGCGACCACCCGTCCCGATGGAACCTTCCCGCTGATCGGGGACGACGACGGCGGCCGCCTCCTCTTTCTTGACGGTCGTCCGGGGACCGACGCCCGGCCGGCGCTCGCCCTGGCTGGTGCCCTCACACAGGACGAGACGTTGCTCGCCGCCGCGGGAGGGGCGATGGCTGATGTCGCGTGGATCCTCGGTGCGGTCCCGTCGACCGGTACCCGCGGGCACCCTCCGGATTCTTCGTTCGCTCCCGACGGGGGGCTCGCCGTCCTGCGGGACCCGTCCTCCCCTGCCGATTCGTTCATGGTGGTCGACGCCGGGCCCCACGGCGCGTTGAACTGCGGGCACGCCCACGCGGACGCCCTCTCGTTCGACCTGACGCTCGGCGGGCGCCCCCTGTTCGTGGACCCCGGGACTTGCAGCTACTCGACCGACCCGAGCATCCGGGACCGGTTTCGCGCAACGTCGAGCCACAATGCCGCGACTTTTGACGGGCGGTCATCGTCTGTGATGGCGGGGCCGTTTGCCTGGTCCACGAAGGCCACAACGCAGGTTGAGTGGTGGGCAACCGATCGGTGGGGGGCGTGGCTCCGGGGGCACCATGATGGGTTCGAGCCTGACGCCACGTATCGGCGCGACCTCATGGTGCTTGGGCGGGGCCGGAACCGGTACTTTGTGGTGGTGGACTCATGGCAGGCCGCGTCGGGCGGCAGCGCCGCAGTACACCTGCAGGGGGCAGCAGGCACTGACCTGGTCGCGACCGGACAGGTCGTGCAGGTAATGCGAGGCGACCAGGTCGATGCCGTCGTGTTCGTCCCCACAGGGGAGCTATCGGTGGAGGCCGGGGAGGTGTCACCGGCCTACGGTGCCCGCGTCGAGGCACCGCGGCTGCGGGCGGAGTTGTACGGTCGTGGCGAACTCACCATCGCCACCGTCATCGCCTGTCCGGGTTCGGTGCAGGGCGTGCGGTGGATCGACGGGGAGATCGGTCGATGCCTGGAAGTCACGTCACCCGGCGAGGTGCAGTTGATCGGTTGTGGGCCCTTTCACTCGTCACACATGTCCCTGGACGTCGACGCCACCGCGTGGTGGCTGCAGCGCGACCTGACCCACGATGTCGTGGCGTGCTGGATCGCGCCCGGGAGCCAGGGGATTCGGCAGGCCGGGGTTTCGCTCCCGTCGACCACGGGAGGACGCTGA
- a CDS encoding oligosaccharide flippase family protein encodes MASLIEQVRDRIGGGGVTGSAFRSFMVNVGGAGISFLGQIILARALGQEGFGVYLLALACMNAASVLAKMELDGTSTRFLAGYIGAEQWGHARGYSTWSRRVVRWTSLGVAALGVAIAWVWRAEFATKHEALPAALMVVAGMLVMNAQMLLTSSHLQALKRYVQSQVPGLVLRPALLAATVGAWLVLGATPSPAQVIAINLGATTLAVLLLQYWLRGAVPPAMRRAPMTFEKPRWISAAKGLVTIGIAQLVISQQSDLIVVGWLVGAKETGLYGAAAQFTMLLQFGQTSISFVAAPLIAELHEQRNYVRLQHLVRQVFVANAAIGLPILAILVAFGHLLLRWTYGPEFEAAYPVLVILSIAITTAALVGATAGFLLTMTEYQSEAAWIIGGSALLNLVLTLILTPMYGLIGTAIATLCATVARSGVLVWFIRRRMGLSVFPWA; translated from the coding sequence ATGGCCAGCCTGATCGAGCAAGTGCGCGATCGGATTGGCGGCGGAGGAGTCACGGGGAGTGCCTTTCGCTCCTTCATGGTGAATGTGGGCGGGGCCGGCATTTCGTTTCTAGGGCAGATCATCCTGGCCCGTGCCCTCGGGCAGGAGGGATTCGGGGTCTACCTCCTGGCCCTCGCCTGCATGAACGCGGCGTCTGTCCTGGCCAAGATGGAGTTGGACGGCACGTCAACGAGGTTCCTGGCCGGGTACATCGGCGCCGAGCAATGGGGCCACGCCCGCGGGTACTCCACCTGGAGTCGACGGGTGGTGCGCTGGACCTCGCTGGGGGTCGCTGCGCTCGGGGTGGCCATTGCCTGGGTCTGGCGTGCGGAGTTCGCCACCAAGCACGAGGCCTTGCCCGCGGCGCTCATGGTCGTCGCAGGCATGCTGGTCATGAACGCGCAGATGTTGTTGACGTCGAGTCACCTGCAGGCCCTCAAGCGGTACGTGCAGTCGCAGGTGCCGGGGCTCGTCCTTCGTCCCGCGCTGCTGGCGGCGACAGTCGGGGCGTGGCTCGTCCTGGGGGCGACGCCGAGCCCGGCGCAGGTCATTGCCATCAATCTTGGCGCGACGACGTTGGCGGTGCTGCTGTTGCAGTACTGGCTCCGGGGCGCCGTTCCGCCGGCGATGCGCCGCGCGCCGATGACCTTCGAGAAGCCGCGATGGATCTCCGCGGCAAAGGGATTGGTCACGATTGGCATCGCGCAGCTGGTCATCTCGCAACAGTCCGACCTGATCGTGGTGGGATGGCTCGTCGGCGCGAAGGAGACGGGCCTGTACGGCGCGGCCGCGCAATTCACGATGCTCCTGCAGTTTGGCCAGACGTCGATCAGTTTTGTGGCGGCGCCATTGATTGCCGAGCTGCACGAGCAGCGGAACTACGTGCGCCTGCAGCATCTGGTGCGCCAGGTGTTCGTCGCCAACGCGGCGATCGGGCTCCCCATCCTCGCGATCCTGGTGGCGTTCGGCCACCTGTTGCTGCGATGGACGTATGGCCCGGAGTTCGAGGCAGCGTACCCGGTGCTGGTCATCCTGAGCATTGCCATCACGACCGCGGCGCTCGTGGGTGCCACGGCGGGATTCCTGCTCACCATGACGGAATACCAGAGCGAAGCCGCGTGGATCATTGGGGGCAGTGCCCTGCTGAACCTGGTGCTCACCCTGATCCTGACGCCGATGTACGGGTTGATCGGAACGGCGATCGCGACGTTGTGCGCCACCGTGGCGCGCAGTGGCGTGTTGGTCTGGTTCATCCGGCGCCGCATGGGACTGTCGGTCTTTCCCTGGGCGTAG
- a CDS encoding glycosyltransferase, which yields MVVLAVLSLGVLLYTWVGYPIGVWLLARTRRQPAAREAASPPLSVILATRESDADIARRVANLRDTAYSGPLEVVVACDASRPGALPQVNGARVVAGEPPRGKAGALNAGVRVATGDVLVFADTGQLFDRQTIPRLVDALGADPRMGAVSGALEIEGASRWNVASMYWRYERWLRTNEARLHSAVGVTGAIYAMPRALWQPLPAGLILDDLFTPMQLATRGYRIGLEPSAVARDDRAFGQGTEYRRKTRTLTGVLQLCAWLPAVVHPGRNPIWVQFVSHKLLRLLTPYLVLAVAVGGISSAHGRWPDDTMRVVTAGVIYACVALLVSGRLRAIAWGLLLMQVAVVRATWNAARGDWDVWRH from the coding sequence ATGGTCGTGCTCGCGGTGCTGTCGCTTGGCGTGTTGCTGTACACCTGGGTCGGATACCCGATTGGCGTGTGGCTCCTGGCGCGCACGCGGCGGCAGCCCGCAGCGCGCGAGGCCGCGTCCCCACCCCTCAGTGTCATCCTGGCCACCCGGGAGAGTGACGCGGACATCGCCCGACGGGTGGCCAACCTCCGCGACACGGCGTACTCTGGCCCGCTGGAGGTGGTGGTCGCGTGTGACGCGTCACGCCCCGGGGCCCTTCCACAGGTGAATGGGGCCCGCGTGGTGGCCGGCGAGCCGCCGCGCGGCAAGGCCGGGGCCCTCAATGCGGGCGTGCGCGTCGCCACCGGGGACGTGCTGGTGTTCGCCGATACCGGCCAGCTGTTTGATCGCCAGACCATTCCGCGACTCGTGGACGCCCTGGGCGCCGACCCACGAATGGGCGCAGTGTCGGGCGCGCTGGAGATCGAGGGGGCCAGCCGGTGGAACGTCGCCTCGATGTACTGGCGGTATGAGCGATGGCTGCGCACCAACGAAGCTCGGCTGCATTCGGCGGTTGGTGTAACCGGGGCCATCTACGCCATGCCGCGCGCCCTCTGGCAGCCGCTGCCGGCCGGCCTGATACTCGACGACCTCTTCACGCCGATGCAGCTCGCCACCCGCGGGTATCGCATTGGCCTCGAGCCGTCGGCCGTGGCGCGTGACGATCGCGCGTTCGGCCAGGGGACGGAATACCGACGCAAGACCCGAACGCTCACCGGGGTGCTGCAGTTGTGCGCGTGGCTTCCGGCGGTGGTGCACCCGGGGCGCAATCCCATCTGGGTGCAGTTTGTCAGCCACAAGCTGCTGCGCCTCCTGACCCCGTACCTCGTGCTCGCCGTGGCGGTCGGGGGCATCAGCAGCGCGCACGGGCGCTGGCCCGACGACACGATGCGCGTGGTCACCGCCGGGGTGATCTACGCCTGTGTCGCGCTGCTGGTGAGCGGTCGACTGCGCGCGATCGCGTGGGGCCTGCTGTTGATGCAGGTGGCGGTGGTGCGCGCCACCTGGAATGCGGCGCGAGGGGATTGGGATGTCTGGCGTCACTAG